In Carettochelys insculpta isolate YL-2023 chromosome 31, ASM3395843v1, whole genome shotgun sequence, a single window of DNA contains:
- the LOC142004293 gene encoding surfactant protein C-like isoform X2, whose amino-acid sequence MDTSIEKALIKDLPHHHALESDMGCCTDCCPSCTDCCPGCPSCPDCCPSCPSCTDCCPGCPGCTTCCPGCTDCCPNCPSCKSCCSCCCSAWKSVICCLPKLLCHLPKLPGCPLHIKRLLIVVVVIVLIVVVVLGALLLGLHVTQEHTENVLQMTMERLEGEVSWLQFMDWEEEVVTLYADAGTGNPGMVVYDNRNLLIGYRSWQGQACYISRMDKENVPGLTTVAKAFHQHLQGEEKRGFPVPLADHSILGTTFNILCSNISIYWTSKALGGSVKDGASPAMASTGVPTDGEHYAQPAPQPWLH is encoded by the exons ATGGATACCAGCATCGAGAAGGCTCTGATTAAGGACTTGCCG CACCACCATGCTCTGGAATCAGACATGGGTTGCTGCACCgactgctgccccagctgcactgactgctgcccaggctgccccagctgccccgactgctgccccagctgccccagctgcactgactgctgccctggctgccccggCTGCACGACATGCTGCCCAGGCTGCACTGACTGCTGCCCCAACTGCCCCAGCTGCAAGTcctgttgcagctgctgctgcagtgcctggAAAAGTGTCATCTGCTGCCTCCCTAAGCTACTCTGCCATCTGCCCAAGCTCCCCGGCTGCCCCCTGCACATCAAGAGACTCCTGATCGTGGTGGTGGTCATTGTGCTGATCGTTGTGGttgtcctgggagccctgctgctgggactccACGTGACCCAGGAACATACGGAGAAT GTTTTACAAATGACCAtggagaggctggagggggaagtCTCTTGGCTGCAGTTTATGGACTGGGAAGAAGAGGTGGTGACTCTCTATGCTGATGCAGGAACCGGCAACCCTGGCATGGTGGTGTATGACAACAGGAAT CTGCTGATAGGCTACAGATCCTGGCAAGGCCAAGCTTGCTACATCTCCAGAATGGACAAGGAGAACGTTCCAGGCCTGACTACTGTTGCCAAAGCATTCCACCAGCATCTCCAG ggggaagagaagagaggatTTCCTGTGCCCCTGGCTGATCACTCCAtcctgggcaccacatttaaTATTCTCTGcagcaacatttccatttattggACTAGCAAGGCTCTGGGGG GATCAGTCAAAGATGGAGCATCTCCTGCCATGGCTTCCACTGGAGTCCCAACAGATGGGGAACACTATGctcagccagcccctcagccctggcttCACTGA
- the LOC142004293 gene encoding uncharacterized protein LOC142004293 isoform X3: MDTSIEKALIKDLPHHHALESDMGCCTDCCPSCTDCCPGCPSCPDCCPSCPSCTDCCPGCPGCTTCCPGCTDCCPNCPSCKSCCSCCCSAWKSVICCLPKLLCHLPKLPGCPLHIKRLLIVVVVIVLIVVVVLGALLLGLHVTQEHTENVLQMTMERLEGEVSWLQFMDWEEEVVTLYADAGTGNPGMVVYDNRNLLIGYRSWQGQACYISRMDKENVPGLTTVAKAFHQHLQDQSKMEHLLPWLPLESQQMGNTMLSQPLSPGFTDSVPMGD, translated from the exons ATGGATACCAGCATCGAGAAGGCTCTGATTAAGGACTTGCCG CACCACCATGCTCTGGAATCAGACATGGGTTGCTGCACCgactgctgccccagctgcactgactgctgcccaggctgccccagctgccccgactgctgccccagctgccccagctgcactgactgctgccctggctgccccggCTGCACGACATGCTGCCCAGGCTGCACTGACTGCTGCCCCAACTGCCCCAGCTGCAAGTcctgttgcagctgctgctgcagtgcctggAAAAGTGTCATCTGCTGCCTCCCTAAGCTACTCTGCCATCTGCCCAAGCTCCCCGGCTGCCCCCTGCACATCAAGAGACTCCTGATCGTGGTGGTGGTCATTGTGCTGATCGTTGTGGttgtcctgggagccctgctgctgggactccACGTGACCCAGGAACATACGGAGAAT GTTTTACAAATGACCAtggagaggctggagggggaagtCTCTTGGCTGCAGTTTATGGACTGGGAAGAAGAGGTGGTGACTCTCTATGCTGATGCAGGAACCGGCAACCCTGGCATGGTGGTGTATGACAACAGGAAT CTGCTGATAGGCTACAGATCCTGGCAAGGCCAAGCTTGCTACATCTCCAGAATGGACAAGGAGAACGTTCCAGGCCTGACTACTGTTGCCAAAGCATTCCACCAGCATCTCCAG GATCAGTCAAAGATGGAGCATCTCCTGCCATGGCTTCCACTGGAGTCCCAACAGATGGGGAACACTATGctcagccagcccctcagccctggcttCACTGACTCTGTACCTATGGGTGACTGA
- the LOC142004293 gene encoding surfactant protein C-like isoform X1, whose translation MDTSIEKALIKDLPHHHALESDMGCCTDCCPSCTDCCPGCPSCPDCCPSCPSCTDCCPGCPGCTTCCPGCTDCCPNCPSCKSCCSCCCSAWKSVICCLPKLLCHLPKLPGCPLHIKRLLIVVVVIVLIVVVVLGALLLGLHVTQEHTENVLQMTMERLEGEVSWLQFMDWEEEVVTLYADAGTGNPGMVVYDNRNLLIGYRSWQGQACYISRMDKENVPGLTTVAKAFHQHLQQGEEKRGFPVPLADHSILGTTFNILCSNISIYWTSKALGGSVKDGASPAMASTGVPTDGEHYAQPAPQPWLH comes from the exons ATGGATACCAGCATCGAGAAGGCTCTGATTAAGGACTTGCCG CACCACCATGCTCTGGAATCAGACATGGGTTGCTGCACCgactgctgccccagctgcactgactgctgcccaggctgccccagctgccccgactgctgccccagctgccccagctgcactgactgctgccctggctgccccggCTGCACGACATGCTGCCCAGGCTGCACTGACTGCTGCCCCAACTGCCCCAGCTGCAAGTcctgttgcagctgctgctgcagtgcctggAAAAGTGTCATCTGCTGCCTCCCTAAGCTACTCTGCCATCTGCCCAAGCTCCCCGGCTGCCCCCTGCACATCAAGAGACTCCTGATCGTGGTGGTGGTCATTGTGCTGATCGTTGTGGttgtcctgggagccctgctgctgggactccACGTGACCCAGGAACATACGGAGAAT GTTTTACAAATGACCAtggagaggctggagggggaagtCTCTTGGCTGCAGTTTATGGACTGGGAAGAAGAGGTGGTGACTCTCTATGCTGATGCAGGAACCGGCAACCCTGGCATGGTGGTGTATGACAACAGGAAT CTGCTGATAGGCTACAGATCCTGGCAAGGCCAAGCTTGCTACATCTCCAGAATGGACAAGGAGAACGTTCCAGGCCTGACTACTGTTGCCAAAGCATTCCACCAGCATCTCCAG cagggggaagagaagagaggatTTCCTGTGCCCCTGGCTGATCACTCCAtcctgggcaccacatttaaTATTCTCTGcagcaacatttccatttattggACTAGCAAGGCTCTGGGGG GATCAGTCAAAGATGGAGCATCTCCTGCCATGGCTTCCACTGGAGTCCCAACAGATGGGGAACACTATGctcagccagcccctcagccctggcttCACTGA